The following are encoded in a window of Gramella sp. MT6 genomic DNA:
- a CDS encoding AAA family ATPase, producing the protein MNFHRHISGHLENWKKNSDKKPLVIRGARQVGKTTLVKDFAKKYKNSIFLNLEKSADRRVFEEHDDVETIVEALFLTNNISVRELSDTLLFIDEIQELPKAIQLLRYFYEDKPQLHIIAAGSLLEFAIKDVKSFPVGRIEYLYLYPLNFAEYLKALEHETALDQLNTIPIKPYAHTTLMDLFHRYAIIGGMPEVVKADLKTKSLADLPKVYESIWSTYRNDVEKYTSNATERRVIKHIMEVAHLYVDERIKFQNFGNSNYRSREVGEAMRNLDDAKIIQLIYPTTDTENPIKSNLKKSPRLQFLDTGLINHALGIQGQMLGMEDLSNSFKGAIIPHLITQELISLNTITNAKPNFWVREKNQASSEVDLVYPFEDKVIPIEIKSGAKGTLKSLHQFTIRANHPYTIRVYGGNFKIEEDKTQDGTPYLLMNLPYYLGTQLPKYVDYFVKNYSLTQ; encoded by the coding sequence ATGAATTTCCATAGACATATAAGTGGGCATCTAGAGAATTGGAAAAAAAATTCGGACAAGAAGCCCTTGGTAATTAGAGGCGCGAGACAAGTAGGTAAAACTACATTAGTTAAAGATTTTGCAAAAAAATATAAGAATTCTATTTTTTTAAATTTGGAGAAGTCTGCAGATAGAAGGGTATTTGAAGAACATGATGATGTTGAAACAATTGTCGAAGCGCTGTTCCTGACTAATAATATATCTGTGCGGGAATTAAGCGACACCCTTTTATTTATAGATGAAATTCAGGAGCTGCCCAAAGCTATCCAATTACTACGATATTTTTACGAGGATAAACCCCAATTACATATTATTGCTGCTGGTTCTTTGCTTGAGTTTGCCATTAAAGATGTAAAAAGTTTTCCCGTAGGGCGTATTGAATATTTATATCTCTATCCGCTGAATTTTGCTGAATATTTAAAAGCTTTAGAACACGAAACAGCATTAGACCAACTAAATACTATTCCAATAAAGCCTTATGCTCATACTACTTTAATGGATCTATTTCATAGATATGCTATTATAGGTGGTATGCCAGAAGTGGTGAAAGCAGATCTAAAAACCAAAAGTTTGGCCGACCTGCCTAAGGTCTATGAAAGCATTTGGAGTACTTATAGAAATGATGTGGAAAAATACACTTCGAATGCTACAGAAAGGCGTGTAATAAAACATATCATGGAAGTAGCTCATTTATATGTAGATGAACGTATCAAATTTCAGAATTTTGGAAATTCCAACTATAGATCAAGAGAAGTTGGGGAAGCTATGCGCAATTTAGATGATGCCAAAATAATTCAGCTTATTTATCCTACTACAGATACAGAGAATCCTATAAAATCAAATTTAAAAAAGTCTCCCAGGCTTCAGTTTCTGGACACGGGATTGATAAATCACGCCCTTGGAATTCAAGGGCAAATGTTGGGAATGGAAGATCTAAGCAACTCCTTTAAAGGAGCTATAATTCCACATTTAATTACTCAGGAGTTGATTTCATTGAATACCATAACAAACGCAAAACCAAATTTCTGGGTAAGGGAGAAAAATCAGGCATCTTCAGAAGTTGATTTGGTATATCCCTTTGAGGACAAAGTGATTCCCATAGAAATAAAATCCGGAGCAAAAGGCACTTTAAAATCTTTACACCAATTTACCATAAGGGCAAACCACCCTTATACAATACGCGTATATGGAGGAAACTTTAAAATTGAAGAAGATAAAACCCAGGATGGAACACCTTATTTATTGATGAATTTACCTTATTACCTGGGTACACAACTTCCAAAATATGTAGACTACTTCGTGAAAAATTATAGTTTAACTCAGTGA
- a CDS encoding relaxase/mobilization nuclease domain-containing protein, with translation MIGKGHSIASTGASIDYGWNQEKEAEVVFRDHLAGETPKEITEEFKIIQSQNERCTQNTLSFILSPTVKDGQEMSKAQLKEITSRFLKEMELKNRQAIAFVHRDKEHTHVHVYVNRIGFDGKAYNDSFIGKRSQLAADNVAKELGLTRVRDVQQEKLKEFNWQRLAISHINNKVMETRPKSLDEYINKMKSCKVQVIPSINKSNQLQGFRFEYKGANLKGSEIHRSMTGGKLITEICQNKKLTRLKEVPNTLNLMNKTVQLSTNMAGKIAKDLIKQVLKRGLDNGIGI, from the coding sequence ATGATCGGGAAAGGACATTCCATAGCAAGCACTGGAGCCTCTATAGATTATGGATGGAACCAGGAGAAAGAGGCCGAAGTGGTATTTAGAGACCACCTTGCCGGAGAAACCCCGAAAGAGATCACCGAGGAGTTTAAGATCATCCAGTCGCAAAATGAACGCTGTACTCAAAATACGCTGAGTTTTATACTAAGTCCCACCGTTAAAGATGGACAGGAAATGAGCAAAGCCCAACTGAAAGAGATTACCAGCAGATTTCTTAAAGAAATGGAATTAAAAAACAGGCAGGCTATCGCTTTTGTTCATCGGGATAAGGAACATACCCATGTTCATGTATATGTGAACAGGATCGGTTTTGATGGGAAAGCCTATAATGACAGTTTTATAGGCAAACGAAGTCAGCTCGCCGCCGACAATGTTGCAAAAGAGCTGGGACTTACCAGGGTTCGAGATGTACAACAGGAAAAACTAAAAGAATTTAACTGGCAGCGATTGGCCATTAGTCATATCAATAATAAAGTTATGGAAACCCGGCCTAAATCACTAGATGAATATATCAATAAAATGAAGTCTTGTAAGGTACAGGTAATTCCTTCTATAAATAAATCCAACCAATTACAAGGGTTCCGGTTTGAGTATAAAGGAGCTAACCTGAAAGGGAGTGAGATCCACCGTTCGATGACGGGTGGGAAACTGATAACCGAAATCTGCCAGAATAAAAAATTAACCAGACTGAAAGAAGTCCCCAATACGTTGAACCTAATGAATAAGACGGTACAGCTTAGTACAAATATGGCCGGTAAAATTGCTAAGGATTTAATAAAACAGGTGCTCAAAAGAGGACTGGATAATGGAATAGGAATTTAA
- a CDS encoding class I SAM-dependent methyltransferase — MESDCPLCQSSGKLFFRNKSHTYLKCTYCFGIYMCADQLPKPEEEIVRYLNHNNDVNDVKYQNFVSPIVHSIFQDFKPNSSNGLDYGAGTGPVITKILNDHNYKITIYDPFFANNKGLLNHTYDYVVSCEVIEHFHNPSEEFKKLYKMLIKGGKLYCMTHLYNSEIQFENWYYKNDPTHVFFYSQETMDHIKSNFRFTDVFIKDRLIIFTK; from the coding sequence ATGGAAAGTGACTGTCCACTTTGCCAAAGTTCTGGGAAACTATTCTTCAGAAATAAGTCGCATACATATTTGAAATGTACCTATTGTTTTGGCATTTATATGTGTGCCGATCAGCTGCCAAAACCTGAAGAAGAAATAGTTCGGTATCTCAATCACAATAATGATGTAAATGATGTCAAGTATCAAAATTTTGTTTCACCTATAGTTCATTCGATTTTTCAGGATTTTAAACCTAATTCTTCAAATGGCTTGGATTATGGCGCAGGTACCGGCCCAGTGATTACAAAAATTTTAAATGACCACAATTATAAAATTACTATCTATGACCCTTTTTTTGCAAATAACAAAGGCTTATTAAATCACACCTATGACTATGTAGTTTCCTGTGAAGTAATTGAACATTTCCACAATCCTTCTGAAGAATTTAAAAAATTATATAAAATGCTGATAAAAGGAGGCAAATTATACTGTATGACCCATTTATATAATTCTGAAATTCAATTTGAGAATTGGTATTATAAAAATGACCCTACGCATGTTTTCTTTTATTCTCAAGAAACCATGGATCATATAAAATCTAATTTCCGGTTTACAGATGTTTTCATTAAGGATCGATTAATAATATTTACAAAATAG
- a CDS encoding MFS transporter: protein MFKEFFLFFKNNFREVRFGWTLTLLSSFGQTFLISLYVPEIIKIFGISEGYFGGIYAIATVVASFLLISLGHLIDHKPTKNVTFYTIFGLALSTAFLGFSEIHISILLVALIGLRLTGQGLLSHISQTILSRRFNRDRGKALSIATTGYSIGEALFPIIISSLLLWSNLKTTTLLCAAFLIFYLMRLFFLDTRKFDNDLNLEKKVAGKFLLKGFKNIITERKFLVIMPASFALSFTSTAFFFYQYVFAEKLNWSITLYASFFMVYAVTRFFMSFVGGFLVDRFSAEKVFKFYLIPMAIGLIPMIFNDSIIAALFFLLMAGVTTGLAGTVKTSLIAEIYGTAQLGAIRSFFNMFMVLSTAIGPLFIGIMIDTGFSFHYIVLALCSLIFIAVLNCQRTINKI from the coding sequence ATGTTCAAAGAGTTCTTTTTATTTTTTAAAAATAATTTTAGAGAAGTGCGATTTGGCTGGACCCTTACCCTTCTCTCCAGTTTTGGCCAAACGTTCTTAATTTCTTTATACGTTCCAGAAATCATTAAAATATTTGGTATTTCGGAAGGGTATTTCGGAGGGATTTACGCTATCGCTACAGTAGTAGCATCTTTTCTTCTAATTTCCTTAGGTCACCTGATTGATCATAAACCTACCAAAAATGTAACCTTTTACACAATATTTGGACTGGCATTATCCACAGCATTTCTAGGGTTCTCAGAAATACATATATCAATATTGTTGGTTGCTTTAATTGGCTTGCGTTTAACAGGTCAGGGGCTTTTAAGCCATATTAGTCAAACGATACTATCCAGAAGGTTCAACCGCGACCGCGGAAAAGCCTTAAGTATAGCAACAACAGGTTATTCTATTGGTGAAGCTTTATTTCCTATTATAATATCCAGTTTATTATTATGGTCCAATCTTAAAACTACCACCCTGCTCTGTGCAGCTTTCCTTATATTTTACTTAATGAGGTTGTTTTTTCTGGATACCAGAAAATTCGATAATGATCTTAATTTAGAGAAAAAGGTAGCCGGCAAATTTTTGCTGAAAGGCTTTAAAAATATAATAACTGAACGGAAATTCCTTGTAATCATGCCCGCAAGTTTTGCACTTAGTTTTACATCTACGGCCTTTTTCTTTTATCAATACGTTTTTGCCGAAAAATTAAACTGGTCAATTACCTTATATGCATCATTTTTCATGGTATATGCAGTAACACGATTTTTTATGAGTTTTGTGGGCGGATTTTTGGTCGACAGATTTTCAGCCGAAAAGGTTTTTAAATTTTATCTTATTCCTATGGCAATTGGTCTCATCCCTATGATATTTAATGATAGTATCATAGCGGCGTTATTTTTTCTTCTAATGGCAGGTGTAACCACAGGTTTGGCCGGCACCGTAAAAACTTCCTTGATTGCTGAAATATATGGAACAGCTCAATTAGGCGCTATAAGAAGTTTCTTTAATATGTTTATGGTTTTAAGTACTGCTATAGGGCCTTTATTCATTGGGATTATGATAGATACAGGCTTTAGTTTTCACTATATAGTATTGGCATTATGCTCATTAATTTTTATTGCCGTTTTAAATTGTCAAAGAACAATTAATAAAATATAG
- a CDS encoding toprim domain-containing protein, with amino-acid sequence MENWETSKSWEKARNICIVKTLAKLGHFPSRTTEKEAWFLSPLRSETQASFSVSLHKNLWYDFGMGKGGSIIDLIMAMKSCTIKKALEYLKNDMTAFSFSPLRTEDRLKRTQIRILHVEAIYLQGLIEYLNSRNIPFEIGRKYCRQIWYGFTTKRFFAIGLQNHRGGWELRNKYYKNSSSPKSFSLIERGSNQLLIIEGMFDFLSLATIDEDLVQNSDCIILNSLAFIRRIETLIPKYKRILLYLDNDSAGQKATSSLLEQFDNVMDCSDSYSGYVDINEKLINEGSWKK; translated from the coding sequence ATGGAAAATTGGGAAACATCAAAAAGCTGGGAAAAAGCCCGTAATATTTGCATCGTAAAAACGCTTGCAAAATTAGGGCACTTTCCCAGCAGGACAACGGAAAAAGAAGCTTGGTTTCTGAGTCCCCTACGGTCAGAAACGCAAGCCTCTTTTAGCGTCTCTCTGCACAAGAACCTGTGGTATGACTTCGGAATGGGAAAAGGTGGTTCCATCATAGACCTTATTATGGCAATGAAATCCTGCACCATAAAGAAAGCGCTGGAATATTTAAAGAACGATATGACTGCTTTTTCTTTTAGCCCTCTAAGAACTGAAGATCGGTTGAAGCGAACACAAATTCGAATCCTGCATGTTGAAGCTATCTACCTGCAGGGTTTAATTGAGTATCTAAACTCACGGAATATACCTTTTGAGATCGGTAGAAAATACTGCAGACAGATTTGGTATGGCTTTACAACAAAACGATTTTTTGCCATTGGACTTCAAAACCACCGGGGAGGCTGGGAACTGCGAAATAAATATTATAAAAATTCAAGTAGTCCTAAATCTTTTTCTCTGATTGAAAGAGGCTCCAATCAGTTACTTATTATAGAAGGGATGTTTGATTTTCTATCCCTTGCTACAATCGATGAAGACTTAGTACAAAATTCGGACTGCATTATTTTAAATTCCCTGGCTTTTATTAGGAGAATCGAAACTTTGATTCCGAAATATAAACGGATTTTACTCTATCTGGATAATGACTCCGCAGGTCAAAAGGCTACTAGTTCACTTTTAGAACAATTTGATAATGTGATGGATTGTAGTGATTCTTATTCGGGCTATGTGGATATCAATGAAAAATTGATCAATGAAGGAAGTTGGAAAAAATGA
- the mbpA gene encoding mobilization protein MbpA, producing the protein MKREYIQIRCSIYEKKLLKKRAVRAGISLSEYLRATAFKINMVERITPEQLECYQLLVQYKNNFSRISNMFKKSNPKLSKEVQQLAEEIRNHLKSFKK; encoded by the coding sequence ATGAAACGGGAATACATCCAGATACGCTGCTCGATCTACGAGAAAAAGCTGCTCAAAAAAAGAGCGGTCAGGGCTGGAATTTCCCTTTCAGAATATCTTAGAGCTACTGCTTTTAAAATTAATATGGTCGAACGCATTACCCCAGAGCAATTAGAATGCTATCAGCTGCTGGTTCAATATAAAAACAACTTTAGCCGGATCAGCAATATGTTTAAAAAAAGCAATCCCAAACTTTCGAAGGAAGTACAGCAATTAGCTGAAGAAATCAGGAACCATTTAAAAAGCTTCAAAAAATGA
- a CDS encoding SulP family inorganic anion transporter, with protein sequence MKRYLNLFDFSQKVDYKTEILAGLTVALALIPEAVAFALIAGLSPLTGLYAAFVMGLVTAILGGRPGMISGATGAVAVVIVGTALMHGPEYVFATVILAGIIQILAGVFRLGKLMRLVPHPVIFGFVNGLAVIIFMSQLGQFKVLNDAGEQVWMEGTQLYYMLGLVLITMLIIWGLPKLTKVVPATLVAVLVTFGIVLLAGIDTKTVGDVASIQGGFPPFHIPMVPINFETLRIIVPPAIIMAGVGLIESLLTLNIIDEITETRGRSNKECVAQGSANILSGVFSGMGGCAMLGQSLINVSSGARARLSGITAAIMLLVFVMFGAGLIEKVPMAALTGLMIMVAIGTFEWASLKTLNKMPKSDIMVMVLVTVVTVILHNLALAVLVGVIIAALVFAWDNAKRIRARKHVDEDGIKHYEIYGPLFFGSTTMFNDKFDVLNDPEEVVVDFRESRIVDMSAIEAVNKLTERYKKQGKKLHLRHLSTDCRKLLSDADAIIDVNILEDPTYKVVTDKF encoded by the coding sequence ATGAAGAGATATTTAAATCTTTTCGATTTTTCACAAAAAGTCGATTATAAAACAGAAATCCTCGCCGGCTTAACTGTAGCTCTGGCATTAATTCCTGAAGCTGTCGCTTTTGCATTAATTGCTGGGCTTTCCCCGCTGACAGGTTTATATGCAGCTTTTGTTATGGGACTTGTTACCGCAATTTTAGGAGGTCGCCCCGGAATGATCTCGGGTGCTACCGGTGCAGTTGCCGTCGTGATTGTTGGTACGGCACTTATGCATGGACCAGAGTATGTTTTTGCTACGGTAATTTTAGCAGGGATTATCCAAATACTTGCTGGAGTTTTTCGACTGGGTAAACTGATGAGGCTGGTACCCCACCCTGTAATTTTCGGATTTGTAAATGGGCTGGCGGTGATCATTTTTATGTCCCAGTTAGGACAATTTAAAGTTTTAAACGACGCAGGAGAACAGGTGTGGATGGAAGGAACCCAACTATACTATATGTTGGGGCTCGTTCTCATTACTATGTTAATTATATGGGGTCTGCCCAAATTAACTAAAGTAGTTCCAGCCACTCTGGTTGCGGTTTTGGTGACTTTTGGAATAGTGTTATTGGCAGGAATCGACACGAAAACGGTAGGCGATGTAGCCTCCATTCAGGGAGGATTTCCTCCTTTTCATATTCCCATGGTTCCCATCAATTTTGAAACATTGAGGATCATTGTACCCCCTGCAATTATCATGGCAGGTGTTGGCCTTATAGAAAGTCTCTTAACCCTTAACATAATTGATGAGATCACTGAAACCCGCGGAAGGAGTAATAAGGAATGTGTAGCCCAGGGTTCGGCAAATATTCTTTCGGGAGTTTTCTCAGGAATGGGTGGATGTGCAATGCTTGGGCAGAGTTTAATAAACGTTTCTTCGGGAGCCAGGGCTCGATTGTCTGGAATAACTGCAGCAATAATGTTACTGGTTTTTGTAATGTTTGGTGCTGGGTTAATAGAAAAAGTGCCCATGGCTGCTTTGACCGGCCTTATGATTATGGTTGCAATTGGTACATTTGAATGGGCCAGCCTTAAAACTTTAAATAAAATGCCAAAATCAGATATTATGGTTATGGTATTGGTTACGGTAGTTACAGTGATCCTGCATAATCTAGCGTTGGCGGTGCTTGTAGGTGTCATTATTGCTGCGCTTGTTTTTGCCTGGGACAATGCAAAAAGGATTCGTGCACGCAAACATGTTGATGAAGATGGGATAAAACATTATGAAATTTATGGTCCCTTATTTTTTGGTTCAACAACTATGTTTAACGACAAATTTGATGTGCTTAATGACCCAGAAGAAGTCGTGGTTGATTTTCGAGAAAGCCGTATTGTTGATATGTCAGCCATTGAAGCTGTCAATAAATTAACAGAGCGCTATAAAAAACAGGGTAAAAAATTGCATTTAAGACATTTAAGCACTGACTGTAGAAAACTTCTTTCTGATGCCGACGCTATTATTGATGTAAATATATTAGAAGATCCAACTTATAAGGTGGTAACAGACAAGTTTTAA
- a CDS encoding DUF6730 family protein has translation MKKLDEIMELMTDEMTDFKAAILQLKEYSKELENMSIPITTEVLDKHLNDFLKDQKEENDLKIDTLKEINGKLQGAILIPKYILLLFGGIIIILLFLLMYFIFL, from the coding sequence ATGAAAAAGTTAGATGAGATCATGGAGCTGATGACCGATGAGATGACCGATTTTAAAGCAGCGATTCTTCAACTTAAGGAATATTCAAAAGAGCTTGAAAATATGAGTATACCAATCACCACTGAAGTTTTGGATAAACACCTGAACGATTTTCTTAAAGATCAGAAAGAAGAAAATGATTTGAAAATCGATACTTTGAAGGAAATCAATGGGAAACTACAAGGGGCTATACTAATTCCCAAGTATATTCTTTTACTTTTTGGAGGCATTATCATAATCCTACTTTTTCTATTGATGTATTTTATATTTCTCTAG